The DNA sequence gttacttctgaacacagccacatccaccagttataagagggttgcacacttatgcaacaaggtCATtgtaagctttttattttttatttttccccctcgaagatttcagtttttttttcaattgaattgttcacattatagctcacattacactcacctaaaggattattaggaacacctgttcaatttctcattaatgaaattatttaatcaaccaatcacatggcagttgcttcaatccatttaggggtgtggtcctggtcaagacaatctcctgaactccaaactgaatgtcagaatgggaaagaaaggtgatttaagcaattttgagcgtggcatggttgttggtgccagacggccggtctgagtatttcacaatctgatcAGTTACCgggattttcaagcacaaccatttctagggtttacaaagtatggtgtgaaaagggaaaaacatccagtatgtggcagtcctgtgggtgaaaatgccctgttgatgctagaggtcaaaggagaatgggccgactgattcaagctgatagaagagcaaatttgactgaaataaccactcgttacaaccaaggtatgcagcaaagcatttatgaAGACACAACACGGGGTTacaaagaggctacaatttgcacgagctcaccaaaattggacagttgaagactggaagaatgttgcctggtctgatgagtctggatttctgttgagacattcagatggtagagtcagaatttggcgtaaacagaatgagaacatggatccatcatgccttgttaccacaggctggtggtggtggtgtaaaggTGTGGGggttgttttcttggcacactttaggccccttagtgccaattgggcatcgtttaaatgccacggcctacctgagcattgtttctgaccatgtccatccctttatgaccatcatgtacccatcctctgatggctacttccagtaggataatgcaccatgtcacaaagctcgaatcattacaaattggtttcttgaacataaaaatgagttcactgtactgaaatggcccccacagtcaccagatctcaacccaatagagcatgtttgggatgtggtggaacgggagcttcgtgccctggatgtgcttcccacaaatctccatcaactgcaagatgctatcctatcaatatgggtcaacatttctaaagaatgctttcagcaccttgttgaatcaatgccacgtagaattaaggcagttctgaaggcgaaagggggtcaaacacagtattagtatggtgttcctaataatcctttaggtgagtgtagaagtggaaaaagttctgacattatttatctttgtttcattcttttacatcataagaacctgggattttaacaggggtgtgtagactttttttatccactgtatatatatatacgtttGTAATGTGATATCTTGGGCACACCGAAGATAGGCTATGTCGCATTCAAATATTGATTTGTTTAGATTGAGTTGCTAAGAGGAGACAACGTGTTGTAAATTAAAACCGTGATGTACCGCCAGTACATCAAGGTGGTTGACAGGACGGCCTAGAGCAAATCTCATTCTGCTTACTGTAGCAAAATATATGCAGTGGCAGCCTAGACATAAAATATTCTATTTCTAAATGGAGAGTACAATGTGAGTTTAGAATCATTTGCAGTGAGTGAATTCCTCTATGATTTTGGCCAGATTTGTTAATGTATCAATGGGGCACAGTTGGTTATCGATCTGTAACTGATTGTTATTATCAATGGTGTAATGGTGAAAACaacatatgaaaatataatatttgaaGCCATTAAATGCagcaataaaatgtatatattacaaatatacatacattttaaagagagCCTTTCCTTTCGTTCCTATTTGTGAGACGGACCTAAACTAATACCATTTGTGAGACTGACCTAAACTAATACCAACTTAGTGAAATAACGTTGGTTTTACAATGGACATTCCAGTATTAAGGGAAGGTTGTATTCGCAGTAACGAGGATGGACTTgaatacacacattttattttttcaaaatgttaaatttggaccaaacatttaattaattagctCCTATTAAACTGTGCCATTACcgtacaaataatattttcttaatCAGGGGAAGATGGATTACAATTTCGTAGTCCTCTAATATAGTTCAATACCTATTGACAAGAGAATTTGAATATTCGCAGGATTGATATTTTAATGCAGCAAGAACTGCCTAGTTCTCCCCAAAGTCAGGGAGGTACACTCATCAGCTGCCATATTTAGCAAAAGGCTTTTAGTACAGGTGTTTAGGTTAATAatagctgtttctcaatgtcaaggatccttccttgacattgagaaacgcCTAATGTCTATCGCGAAGGAATTTCTTAACTGCCTTGTTTGCTGATGAAGACTTTGACGGACTGTTCCAGCATGGCCTTGGAACTAAACGCGTAAATGTAATTTAGTCTTCGCGGGTGTCCGTAGGAATCAGGATCACGTGAACATCAGCTGACTGACTCGAAAAAAGTCAGGAAGAAGACAATCGCCAAAACATTTCgtgataaaaaaacatttattattttcagctAGCTGGAGTTAGGCTATTataatcatggaatctaccctTGAACAACATCTTGATGACAcgtaagtaattttttttattaatatttgtttcGAATAGTTTGATTATGTGAAAGTCTCCCTGAAATCTGTGTCAATGTTGTTTTGATAGCATGAAGAATCCAGCCATTGTCGGAGTTCTCTGCACGGACCAGCAAGGACATATTTTAGGCTGTGAGTGAAGTTAGACAAAGTTATGATGCTCTGTCAATCTATCTGACTAGTAATGTAAACGTAGACTGGCAACGAATTACTTGAACGTTTGAAACCAACGACCTAACACTGAAATGGCGATAGCAGTAATTACTGTTTTAGAAAATGCAATAGGTCAAGTAAATCTAGAACCAAATTACTCTTAACTTCGGTAGGGCCTAGTGACAGTTTGCAGTATTTATATATAGTTCATGTGAGTTTGAGTCTACTCaatctgtttgtgtttatttcaggTCGAGGCTCCCTGTCTGATGAGCATGGTGGAGTAGTGTCTGTACTGGCCAGGCAGGCGACCTCCCTCACTAGAGACCCAACAGACATCCCCACAGTGTGCCTAGAGTCAGACTCCGGGTGAGGAACCACATCCAGTCAATATCAGAGATGTACTGTGTACTGTTTCAGTCTATAAGACCATCAATAGACTCTCTGGGCCCCATTTACACTTACACTTTCTGATAGTTATCATGTAGCTACACTGTTCCCGTCCTGTCAGAAGGAAAGGCTAAgctattgtttatttttacatttaccatATTTAGCTGATGGTGTACCCAGCTATATTAGGGCCAGATTGGAAATATATTCTTGACACCTGCCTTAGTAAGTGCCCTGGATCTTTAGTGTGTGCTGAGAGCCAGGACACCCATTTTGTCGCCCACCTGAAGTACAGCATCCCACTCAGGGCTGCCCCTAGGATGTGTGCAGGAACTGCATTTTCCTATATTCATTTGCCTACGAAAGTAGGATTAAAAACTTGCGAAGGTCCTAGAAGATTTTTGCCCCATCCTGAACTGAACCCTCAGCCCTTGTTGGAGTTCTGATAGGTTGGCATGTGTAAGCAATATGTTACATGCCTTGTCATGTGCTGAAATGTTACCACTTACCCTCCAGATCGCCCCCGAGTGGCCAGACCAGTTATGGTCGTATATGTATATATCTTAAGGGCATACATCTGCCCAGTGTGGTGCTTTCATGATAACATGCATGAGCATTATGGGAAATTCAGTTTACTGTCCTGCAATGGGCGTTCAGTCTTTATTAGTCGCTATTGTGCCGCCCTCCTGTGGTTATAGGATGTTGTCGGATGTGCACCTCTTTATCTGAGTTGAAACACTGCTGAATCTTTGAACAGTCGAAACAACTTAGCCAATCTGTATCTAACTGTTGCTTAACTGGTCTGTTCATTTATGTCATTTTCAATGCTTTCTTATTAATGGGAGTTGTACAATCAGCAGACATCTGATTTGTCCATTTCCATAAAATGTCTATCtattttgagatttgtaaatagGAAAGGATATTATGAAGggttgaattttttttggggTAACTCCCCCTAAAATCATGGTTCTGGACTTCCTGCCCATTCCCTCCTGATTCCCTAATGATAGGAATATTGCAATCAGGATTTGTAGTGAGCTGGGACAGGTTGGGAAAGTTGACATCGTGTTTTGACAaatttttaaatgacaatactCTTTATATTGCAGACACTACAAATGACACTGTGAGATCCAATTGAATGATAAGTTCCCTGACTCATCTCAATATAATTTGTAGTAATCCTATGATGGTTGAGTAGtgatgtttctttacatggAAACAAATTGTCTTCATCAACACGTAGTGTTGCTTAGGGAAGTCGATATGTATTGTATTTCCGTGCtttgatttgaaatgtaatattttttgccACTGACATTTTACAATAGTGAcaatattttctatttctttgttttttcctGGCAGGAATGTTCTAGTGAGAACCCATGGAACCATCACAGTAGCTGTGCACAAGATGGTGTCATAAAGTCAGCTAGCTAATGAAGATGGAGTCCATTTATCTGTTTGTAAAACTGTTAACCAATGTTAAATAATCACACTCAAAGCATGGTCTGGATCTGTGAGTTTGCATTCagatgttacattttaaattttcatgtgtattttttttttttcccctcttctaCTGTTTGGCCCAGAagtgtatttaaatgtgttaaaaGGGTCTGATTgtgtttgggaaaatatttgttattcaaGGCTTGGATATGACCTTGTAGGATAACTGCAATAATTTCAAAGTCAGTGTTGACATATTGAATATACATATTCATATTAAAGTCAAAGTAACAAATGTTTCATTAGtagtatgttgtgtgtgtctgccggaAAAGTCATGAGGCGACTCCCAAAGCTCAATATAACGGGTCTTAGAGTGTTGAACCACTGTCTTAGTACAGTATGTCTGACGTTTTCTTGGGGTTTTCGGGGCATCCTGAATGGGGAGACaagtatgaaaatgaataaGTGTAGTTAGTGTTTCCGCCAAATTATTTcaatgtgtgcgtttgtgtgtaatgtCACTGGAAGGCCCTTCCTCAATGAAAAATAGAAGTGCTTTGCCAGAGATCGAAGGCGTTTACTCTGAGTTAAGGGCAGCAGGTAGCCGAGGGGTTAGTGCATTAGTCTACTTATCAAGatgttgttggtttgaatcTCTGAGCCAACAGTGATGCAAAAATATCTAATTGTGccattgagcaaggcacttgacCATATTTGCACctgtaagttgctttggatgacagcatctgctgaattactaaaatgttaaaataaaccgTAGAATTCACTGTGTATTGGCATTTTACATTGCCTTCTAAGTAGACTTAAACCTTAACAGAATTAAGTAGAACTGTCATTTACTCAGTTATTTAACCTATGAAGCACTTCATTTTCATGTAATACGTCTTTGAGTTAGAAAACAAACCGAGGGCTTGCACACTGTCAGCTGAAATGAGTGTTGTCTGAACAGGTAAAAAGCCAAGGTTTTATAAAGGTATAACCAAAGTATAACTAATTTGATGATCCCTCCTGATGATCTGGTCAGCATGATGCAATCCCGACTAAATTCAAAGGATCTGGCGTCCAAGTCCGTGCGAATAGTTACTTCCAAAAGACCAAGCTCCAGACACCAGGAACATAAGCAGTCATTGAAGGGTCCTGACCACTAGGGGGCCCCCAACCCCATTGGTTGGGGTCTCATATTAAGACTAAGAATAGAATCTCTATGCTGTTAGTCACTCCTTTGGCCAAATATTAGCTATGTACATTAGTCTATACGGCTTTATAAATGTAGCAATATTGGTAATCCTGACCAAACACTGGCCTACCAGGCCATGATTGTCAGTGCGCCCCTTGTTTCTGTTGGTCACCCCCACTCTGATACCATAGTAACATGGCATAAGTCAAGACAAAATGTGCTGAAATTAACTTTTAATGCGAGGtgatggtggggatgggggCGAGGATGCCCTGACCAAATCTCACTTAGGGCCCCTGAAAGGTTTTAGGTGTTTCTGATTTAGAAGTAGTGTTCTCAGCCTCTGCACTTCAAAGGGCACCTACAGTATTTCCTTTAAAGGTTGTCTCATGTCCGGACCAGGTGACCTGAGCAGTCATGCGAGTTGAGCCTTTTCGGAGGTCGCCTGATTGGCACACAATAATTTCCTTTTCTCTaccaaaatgctaattattcTAGCAATCCGTTTTTTTCTGGTTCCTCGTGTTTCTAGGTTAAAATAGGTTCCTCCCATTTTTTTGGCCAAATAATCCTCCTGCTAACCAAAAATATTCCTCAGTTGCCCAAAGGGGCATCTTTGACTTCTGAACCCTAATGTCAAACCTGTAAGTGTATGTTGGTTAAAGGTAGGCCACGTCGGTGCAGACGGCTCATTTGGTTATGTATACACATGCTGTGCATGTGTCACGCTCCTGGTGCCGTAGCAACGTCTCTTCGTGAGCGTGAAGTGTGCCTCTAGCAGGATGAGCAAGTGAACACGACCCGAAACGCGCTGAACATCGAGTTCGAGGCCACCACTCACATTTCTTGCTACAGCAAGGAGGACTCCTCCAGTCACCTCCAACTCAATGAACCCTGTGCGGCTATGTCAGAGGTCAAAGTTGGTAATTCATATGGCCCCGCATCCCAAATGATATGCTATTCCTTAAACGGTGCCCTTTGTACTGCGTGAAAGGTTTTGACCGCTATGGGCCCtcgtcaaaagcagtgcactttgGAAGGGACTTAAAATATACAGCACAGTGCTTCCTCAAATATCTCAGGTGTGTATTATGTATATCATATATCGCAGGCCTCCTCCATTTTATCTACGGCACATCAATGCgaaaaataaagattaaatttttttgcaCAAGAGTTAAGTCAGTGATAGTGGACTTGGCCAGCTCTAATAAAAGTAATCCCTTCATAAAATTATGAACATGATGACTGTGTGTGAAGTATTTAACTGGTCTAGGCTCACTGTCCACCTCCCCTCATCTCCCTCACCCAGAATTTCTCTCACACCCCTCTCTCACTCGTTTAATTTCATGTGATTTACTTGATGAATATTCTGAGTTTACGCACAACTCATTGTCCAAGCAGGACCCCGTGTTTCCTGTACTGCCAGTTCAATGCATAGGTCGCTTCCGGCGCTGAGGTGCAAAGTGCGTAAATGGGAAATTGATTAGTCTTCTGACCTCCGTGTCAAGGGTCAATTGTTTGTGTTCTAATACCATTTCTCTTAGCAAATTCTCGGCAAATAATAGGCCTAGGTGTGGCGCTGGTTCTTTTGTCAAAACCtagaaaagttatatttttatttagaattatATAATCTCTATCGTATTTACCCAATTAGGAGTTGACGTAACATTGTTCAAATCTTTCGCTATAGTTCCTCTGCAGTGGACCGGGTGTCCCGTTATCTGTGGAGAACGCTGCAGTCAGCGGTACGGACTGCAGGGCTGGCTGACAACCTG is a window from the Esox lucius isolate fEsoLuc1 chromosome 12, fEsoLuc1.pri, whole genome shotgun sequence genome containing:
- the lamtor5 gene encoding ragulator complex protein LAMTOR5 encodes the protein MESTLEQHLDDTMKNPAIVGVLCTDQQGHILGCRGSLSDEHGGVVSVLARQATSLTRDPTDIPTVCLESDSGNVLVRTHGTITVAVHKMVS